From the Quercus lobata isolate SW786 chromosome 6, ValleyOak3.0 Primary Assembly, whole genome shotgun sequence genome, one window contains:
- the LOC115993579 gene encoding glycolipid transfer protein 1, which yields MEGTVFTPALEGMKHVKSEQGEILAQPFLEVCKQILPVIEKFGAAMALVKSDIGGNVSRLESKYSSNPSEFNHLYSMVRTEVASKTAKGSSSCTNGLLWLTRAMDFLVELFRNLLEHKDWTMSQACSDSYGKTLKKWHGWLASSSFTVAMKLAPDRKKFMEVIGSGDIYGDIEKFCTNFYPFLEENHKFLASVGMDDLKAS from the exons ATGGAGGGAACAGTCTTCACTCCTGCTTTGGAAGGAATGAAGCATGTGAAGTCCGAGCAAGGGGAAATCCTGGCCCAGCCTTTCCTGGAAGTGTGCAAGCAGATACTGCCTGTTATAG AAAAGTTTGGAGCTGCTATGGCCCTTGTCAAAAGTGATATTGGTGGAAACGTCTCG aGACTGGAGTCTAAATATTCTTCAAATCCATCTGAATTCAACCACCTATATAGCATGGTTAGAACAGAGGTTGCATCTAAAACAGCGAAGGGATCATCCAGTTGCACCAATGGTCTTCTTTGGTTGACCAG AGCGATGGATTTCTTGGTGGAATTGTTTCGCAACTTACTTGAGCATAAGGATTGGACAATGTCACAGGCCTGTTCAGATTCCTATGGAAAGACCCTGAAAAAATGGCATGGCTGGCTTGCTAGTTCAAGTTTCACT GTTGCCATGAAGCTTGCTCCAGATAGAAAGAAGTTCATGGAGGTGATAGGCAGCGGTGATATCTATGGTGACATAGAAAAATTTTGCACCAACTTTTATCCTTTTCTTGAAGAGAATCACAAGTTTCTG GCTAGCGTTGGCATGGATGATCTGAAGGCTTCATGA
- the LOC115993547 gene encoding CRIB domain-containing protein RIC5-like, with protein sequence MATKVKGIFKGLRYISQIFDEKEPEMQIGYPTDVKHVAHIGWDGPSADSPSWMREYKSTQEDSSGTLDSFGEATLSFEDKKPSGPEIQEPLLGNIRSSSNGSPGISPRWSLDAQKSSRHHSLMDSLDSPTPSPSPSPSPSPSPSSTTRHTRRLRNLNHGHDSPSQDSPPVPKYSRRRKSKGLSGSSGGSIRSSRSKGQNSLPDIPFSDTVFGPGSGHDVKNNESNLISVLEEKEEGGGHM encoded by the exons ATGGCGACCAAGGTGAAGGGTATTTTTAAAGGCCTAAGATACATATCACAAATATTTG atgaaaaAGAACCAGAAATGCAAATTGGCTATCCCACAGATGTAAAGCACGTTGCGCATATTGGATGGGACGGTCCATCTGCAGATTCACCGAGCTGG ATGAGGGAGTATAAATCTACCCAAGAAGACTCATCCGGGACATTGGATTCTTTTGGAGAAGCCACATTGTCATTTGAAg ATAAAAAGCCAAGTGGCCCTGAAATTCAAGAACCACTGCTTGGAAATATTAGATCATCAAGTAATGGTTCACCCGGTATCTCCCCACGCTGGAGCTTAGATGCACAAAAGTCCTCGAGGCATCACAGCTTAATGGATTCGTTGGATTCTCCAacaccatcaccatcaccatcaccatcaccatcaccatcaccatctaGCACAACACGACACACGAGGCGTCTCCGGAATTTAAACCATGGACATGACTCACCATCACAAGACTCGCCTCCTGTCCCCAAATACTCTCGACGGAGGAAATCAAAGGGATTATCTGGATCTAGTGGTGGCTCAATAAGGTCGTCGAGGAGTAAAGGCCAGAATTCATTACCAGACATTCCTTTCTCGGACACGGTATTCGGGCCTGGATCTGGGCATGATGTGAAGAACAATGAGAGTAATCTAATCTCAGTTTTGGAAGAGAAGGAAGAGGGAggaggacatatgtga